TTCCATCATCATCAACATTTACCGGTTCAATTACTTGACAACTGGGCTCCAAGCCGGCAAATTCTACACAGCACTGGTCTGTTGCTGGATCAGCGCCCTCGATCTCAACAAAGCCAGAGACGGGTACAAAGAAGGTAGCATGGCGCAGCTTTCCGCTCACCAAGGTAACGTCGTCGTTGATCGTGTCTACCCTACCGGCAGTCTTGTAGGTGATGTTCTTCGTAACGATGGCGTTGAAGATAACTCGATTGGTACAGACGGTACAGCTGGTAACGTTGACCATGGTGTCTACGCTGTTGATCATGATGGCGGGTTCGTCTAGTTCGATCTGATTAGTAACGAGAATTTGGGTGGAATCTATTCCTACTACCGCTGGAATTAGAAAACACCCGGGATTTCCTAATTGTTGTGGGCAAATCGCACCCATAGCTTTCACCTCCGTTCTTTTACTCTATCCTATGAACTTAGCCGAGGAGTGTAATAAGTCGTTCTTCCTAACTTCACTACTTTAGGGGCTTGTAACATACTACTATTCGTACCAAAGGCATTAGGGAAATTTATCCTATTTAAGACACCCCTGGCCCAGGAACTGCATACTGTGGATCACCGATGGGTTGGGAGGAGT
This genomic interval from Bacillota bacterium contains the following:
- a CDS encoding DUF3794 domain-containing protein, whose product is MGAICPQQLGNPGCFLIPAVVGIDSTQILVTNQIELDEPAIMINSVDTMVNVTSCTVCTNRVIFNAIVTKNITYKTAGRVDTINDDVTLVSGKLRHATFFVPVSGFVEIEGADPATDQCCVEFAGLEPSCQVIEPVNVDDDGTFQMVIDKEIILFTIKVLRPTQVTLNLVTGDGFACPGATEEQAAAGRIPSQCLPVGPIALPEAQTYKR